One window from the genome of Armatimonadota bacterium encodes:
- a CDS encoding family 20 glycosylhydrolase translates to MAMGLPMVLLGLALLGQPATLPPIIPQPQEYVRKSGEFEILPSTVIVAGAGELAEAEKFAAMLRRSTGYPLPIQPAKPAKDYIEFELKPEMKWLGGEGYRVSIRPGFASIRSFAADGLFHGIQTFRQLLPVAVESGEPVYAPWKVPAVEISDTPRFGWRGMHLDESRHFFGKAAVEKFIDVLALYKFNRFHWHLVDDGGWRLEIKKYPDLTRVGAWRIGDGRGFNPAELFFNQNDGVYEVYGGFYTQEEVKEVVAYAAERHIEVIPEIEMPSHCLPALWAYRQLACDSESVNKVLPSLRTQFVNTFCPGKEETMSFITGVLDEVCALFPSREIHIGGDEPDLRTWESCRSCQSLRERNQLSGVEAEYGWFMRQVSGYLKSKGKTPVAWDESIDSGPIPGLTVMSWRGISGAVSAVKAGLPAVLAPQDTAYFDRSESITSTENVYAFDPMPPGLTAGQQALIRGGQGQLWTERLNDWRAVEQAAFPRVLALSEALWSDTKTKDWGRFESGLGSHIARLDAMGIQSHIERPKLGPVMVAFRERISVDPPETPPGMTLRRTLDGSAPTPSSEVYDGPFAVAASTTLKAAFQRGGGPMGEATTVEYVLVGPARAGLQPGLWADWHRGRFRSVDGFADPTERGQVPTWANQWRYLAEPLGAKFSGYLRIPADGDYTFYLRSDDGSRLTLAGVQLIDLPNVGVAQASQATARLVKGDYPFELSYFDMGGNRELLWEVEAKGFRRRSVPTEWLFRDR, encoded by the coding sequence ATGGCGATGGGGCTTCCGATGGTGCTGCTAGGCTTGGCGCTTTTGGGGCAACCTGCCACCTTGCCGCCGATCATCCCGCAGCCGCAAGAGTATGTCCGCAAATCCGGCGAGTTCGAAATCTTGCCATCGACGGTTATCGTTGCCGGCGCGGGCGAATTGGCGGAGGCGGAGAAGTTCGCGGCCATGCTCCGCCGCTCGACGGGGTATCCGTTGCCGATCCAACCGGCAAAGCCGGCCAAAGACTACATCGAGTTCGAACTCAAGCCAGAAATGAAGTGGCTTGGCGGGGAAGGCTACCGGGTCAGCATCCGCCCGGGGTTTGCCTCGATCCGCTCCTTTGCCGCCGACGGGTTGTTCCACGGCATCCAGACCTTCCGCCAATTGCTGCCGGTCGCAGTCGAATCTGGCGAGCCCGTTTATGCGCCGTGGAAAGTCCCTGCGGTCGAAATTTCGGACACCCCCCGGTTTGGTTGGCGGGGAATGCACCTTGATGAGTCGCGGCACTTTTTCGGCAAGGCCGCGGTGGAGAAGTTCATCGACGTTTTGGCCCTTTATAAGTTCAACCGGTTCCATTGGCATTTGGTGGATGACGGCGGCTGGCGGCTGGAAATCAAGAAATATCCCGACCTCACCCGGGTTGGGGCGTGGCGCATCGGCGACGGACGGGGGTTCAACCCGGCTGAGCTGTTTTTCAACCAGAACGATGGCGTTTACGAGGTTTATGGCGGGTTCTACACCCAGGAAGAAGTGAAGGAAGTGGTTGCTTATGCGGCTGAGCGTCACATCGAAGTCATCCCAGAAATCGAGATGCCGAGCCACTGCCTGCCCGCATTGTGGGCCTACCGCCAGCTGGCCTGCGACAGTGAAAGCGTCAACAAGGTGTTGCCCAGTTTGCGCACTCAGTTTGTGAACACGTTCTGCCCGGGAAAGGAGGAAACCATGTCCTTTATCACCGGGGTGCTGGATGAAGTCTGCGCCCTGTTCCCAAGTCGCGAAATCCACATCGGGGGTGACGAGCCAGATTTGCGGACATGGGAGAGCTGCCGTTCCTGCCAGAGCTTGCGGGAAAGGAACCAACTCAGTGGGGTGGAAGCGGAATACGGCTGGTTTATGCGCCAAGTTTCCGGCTACCTCAAGTCCAAGGGGAAAACCCCGGTGGCATGGGACGAGTCGATCGATTCCGGCCCGATCCCAGGTTTGACGGTGATGAGTTGGCGGGGGATCTCGGGCGCGGTGTCGGCGGTCAAAGCGGGGCTGCCAGCAGTTTTGGCCCCCCAAGACACCGCCTACTTCGACCGGTCGGAATCCATCACCTCAACCGAGAATGTCTACGCCTTCGACCCGATGCCTCCCGGACTCACGGCAGGCCAACAAGCCTTGATCCGGGGTGGCCAAGGCCAGTTATGGACCGAGCGGCTCAACGACTGGCGAGCGGTTGAACAGGCGGCATTCCCGAGGGTGCTTGCCCTGTCAGAAGCCCTTTGGAGCGACACCAAGACGAAAGATTGGGGCCGCTTTGAATCCGGCCTGGGATCACATATCGCGCGCTTGGATGCGATGGGGATCCAGAGCCACATCGAACGGCCGAAGCTGGGTCCAGTGATGGTGGCTTTCCGGGAACGCATTTCGGTGGATCCGCCCGAGACCCCGCCCGGGATGACCTTGCGCCGAACACTGGACGGCAGTGCCCCAACCCCATCAAGCGAGGTGTATGACGGCCCTTTTGCCGTGGCCGCAAGCACGACGCTAAAAGCGGCATTTCAAAGGGGGGGCGGGCCGATGGGAGAGGCTACGACCGTGGAATATGTCTTGGTCGGCCCGGCGCGGGCTGGCCTGCAACCTGGCCTTTGGGCGGATTGGCACCGTGGGCGTTTTCGAAGCGTCGACGGGTTCGCCGATCCTACGGAACGCGGGCAAGTCCCGACTTGGGCAAACCAATGGCGGTATTTGGCCGAGCCGCTTGGTGCAAAGTTTTCTGGTTATCTGCGTATCCCGGCCGATGGCGACTACACCTTTTATTTGCGTAGCGACGACGGTAGCCGGCTGACCTTGGCTGGAGTCCAGCTCATCGATTTGCCGAACGTGGGTGTCGCGCAGGCATCGCAGGCAACGGCGCGGCTGGTCAAAGGGGACTATCCTTTTGAATTGAGCTACTTTGACATGGGCGGCAACCGCGAACTACTTTGGGAAGTCGAGGCAAAGGGTTTCCGCCGCCGCAGCGTGCCAACCGAATGGCTGTTCCGCGACCGGTAA
- a CDS encoding DUF2779 domain-containing protein, translating to MDSGPRRISKSAFKDGKRCPKRLWFRWNAPDLATSDEAMLARAALGHEIGQLARGLNPGGVESAGDTTALRLESTRGLLAGGAETIYEAAFEADGLYAQVDILYRGRSGWVIREVKSAKSVNDQHVTDSAFQLMVLERSGLSVERVEIVTVALDAPAIASSRIQDLFAVQDVTGPARGESIELFDQVRELRAIIEDGRAEAVEPGRHCDSACPFYSHCFAALPDDDLLFAPNLSKGKYEELRAAGYRRMSELPDSVVLSPNAEHVRQVLASGQVPWVDASLAKAVSGMKFPLVFLDFETASPLFPVNPGMRGGELVVFQFSAHVLSGPGGPLAHYEHIDLESPDPHPGVVAALAPVFSGAGSILHYSPFEKRCLNRLVAAGVEGANGLLGQFLRSAVDMEGFFKGPVYHPAMRGKTSIKVVLPALVPDLDYSDLEIKSGGMAEMSYIEARTGKLAGDELNRRREALLRYCERDTEAMVRLFNRIWELCR from the coding sequence GTGGATAGCGGTCCGCGGCGGATTTCGAAGTCTGCTTTCAAGGATGGCAAACGGTGCCCCAAGCGGCTTTGGTTCAGGTGGAACGCTCCTGACCTGGCCACCTCAGACGAGGCGATGCTGGCAAGGGCCGCGCTCGGCCACGAAATCGGACAGTTGGCCCGGGGGCTCAACCCGGGGGGCGTTGAATCGGCGGGGGATACAACTGCATTGCGCCTTGAATCGACCCGTGGCCTTTTGGCCGGTGGCGCCGAGACCATCTATGAGGCCGCATTTGAAGCCGATGGGCTCTACGCCCAAGTGGACATCCTTTACCGTGGACGATCCGGCTGGGTGATCCGCGAGGTGAAGTCGGCGAAGTCAGTCAACGACCAACATGTGACGGATTCCGCCTTCCAACTGATGGTGTTGGAGCGGTCCGGCCTATCGGTCGAACGGGTGGAGATCGTAACGGTGGCCCTGGATGCCCCGGCAATCGCAAGCAGCCGGATCCAAGATTTGTTTGCCGTCCAAGATGTGACCGGTCCCGCAAGGGGCGAGTCGATCGAACTCTTCGATCAGGTCAGAGAACTCCGGGCAATCATCGAGGATGGCCGGGCCGAGGCGGTGGAGCCGGGGCGGCACTGTGATTCGGCCTGCCCCTTTTACTCCCACTGCTTTGCAGCCCTGCCCGACGACGACCTGTTGTTTGCCCCCAACCTCAGCAAAGGGAAGTATGAGGAACTCCGCGCCGCCGGTTACCGCCGGATGTCGGAGTTACCGGACTCTGTGGTCTTGAGCCCCAACGCCGAACATGTTCGCCAAGTCCTGGCATCGGGCCAGGTGCCGTGGGTGGATGCCAGCCTCGCCAAAGCAGTCAGCGGGATGAAGTTCCCTCTCGTGTTTTTGGATTTTGAGACTGCCTCTCCGTTGTTTCCCGTCAACCCGGGGATGCGCGGCGGGGAACTGGTGGTGTTCCAGTTCAGCGCCCATGTCCTTTCCGGGCCAGGCGGCCCGTTGGCCCACTATGAACACATCGACCTCGAATCGCCGGATCCTCACCCTGGAGTTGTGGCCGCTTTGGCCCCGGTCTTTTCAGGTGCTGGTTCAATCTTGCACTACTCGCCGTTTGAAAAGCGGTGCCTCAACCGGTTGGTCGCGGCCGGGGTCGAAGGGGCGAATGGTTTGCTCGGCCAGTTCTTACGGTCGGCGGTGGATATGGAAGGGTTTTTCAAAGGCCCGGTCTATCACCCGGCGATGCGGGGCAAAACATCGATCAAAGTGGTTTTGCCCGCTTTGGTCCCCGACTTGGACTATTCCGATTTGGAGATCAAAAGCGGGGGGATGGCCGAAATGAGTTACATCGAGGCACGGACGGGCAAGCTTGCCGGAGATGAGCTAAACCGCCGCCGCGAGGCTTTGTTGCGTTATTGCGAGCGAGACACCGAGGCCATGGTTCGGCTTTTCAACCGGATTTGGGAACTCTGTCGCTGA